CGCTTCGACGCGCCGGCGGGCCCGAGATGCCTCGAGGACGTCACCGACGACTGCTGGAAGTTTGCCGGCAACCACAGCTGGAAATATCAGTACCGGAACAAATCCGGCTCACCGACTGGACTGACGAGCCTGGTGCTCAAAGGCAACGATGCATCCAGGTTGGGCATCAGCCTGTCCGCAAGCGGAGACAATCTGGTGTTGCCTTCGCTGCCGCTCACGAACCTTCCGCTGCGTGTACAGCTCGTCAACGAGATCGGAACGTGCTGGGACGCGGTCTATTCGCAGCCAAAGGAGACTACGGACACGAGCTTCAAGGCCTTGAACGATTGAGTTGTCGATGCCGCACGTGCAGACCCAGCGGGTTCTTTCTCTGGCGGCATTGCTCGCACTGCTTGTCGCCGCGCCTTGTTCGCACGCGGGCGGTCCACTCCTCGTCAGCGGCGCGGGACAGCCGCTTACGTGGGCGGCCGATCCGATCCCGTACAATCCCGACCGCGGAATGCTCGGAAACCTCAGCAATGCCTCCGCCACGTCGCGTATCGCGGACGCGGCGGCGGCATGGACCGCGGTAACGACGTCATCGATCTCGCTGTCGCAGGCGGCTGCCCTGCCGGTCGACGTCACCGTGTCGAATTACGCTGCCTACCTGCAGGTATGCGGGGATGATCTCAGTCCGATCGTTTTCGACAGCGATGGAAGGATCACGGACGACCTCTTCGGCGTCGGCGCGAATCAGCATATCATCGGTTTTGCCGGTCCAGCCTGCGGAACCTTCGACCCTCCGGTCATCACCGAGGGTTTCTCCGTGTTCAACGGCCGTTTTCTCGACGGCGTGGACGCATCGAACAATCCCGAGCTGACTCCGGACGAATTCGATGCGGTGCTGCTCCACGAGCTCGGCCACTACGTCGGACTCGATCATTCACAGGTAAATTTCGCCGAGGCGGCCGACGGCGATGCGTCAAACGACGACGCGCTTGCAACGATGTTCCCGATTCTCGTCAATGCGACGCAAATGAAGTCGCTTCATCTCGACGACATCGTCGCAGTCTCGTCGCTGTATCCGCAAAGCTCCTTCACCACCGATTTCGGAACGATCACTGGCCAAGTGTATGAAGGAGACGGGGCGACACCGTTCCAGGGCGCGAATGTCATTGCGCGAAAGGTCGGCGACCCTCGCATCACGGCCGTCTCGCAAGTCTCGGGCGCTCGATATTTTCCCCAGAACTATGGCGGACCTCCCGACCCGTCGCTGCGCGCGCTCTTCGAGCTCAAGGGGCTGCCGCCGGGATCGTATACGGTCGAGCTCGAGCCGATTTACGTGAACTTCACCGGCGGCTCGAGCGTCGGGCCCCTCGAAATCCCGGCCGGACTGCCCGGAGCTGCGGAGTTCTGGAATGGCTCTGATGAATCCGCGTCAAATCCGCCCGACGATCCGACGGTCGCCGAGACCATCGACGTCGTCGCGAACAGTGTCACCGAGGGAATCGACTTCGTGCTGAACCAGGGGCCGCCTCCGAGCAACGACGAGTGCGCTGGTGCGATCGAAATCCCGACGACGCCATTTACGGACGCGGCAGACGTCACGGGCGCGACGACCGGAGCGTTCGATCCGATTCAGTCGTGCACGGACCTGTTTGGCTCGCAGAACATGAACAGCGTCTGGTACCGCTACACGGCGCCCGCCGACGGAGTCCTTCACGTCTCCACCGACGGCAGCAATTATGACACTGCCGTCAGTGCACTGACGGGAATATGCGGAAATCTCGTGGAAGCCGGATGCGATGACATCAGTGGACCGGGCGTCCTGGCGGATCTCCTGATGGAGGCCGATGCAGGCGTCTCCTATCTGCTGGAGGCGACGGCGCGCTCGGGCGGCGGACAGCTCAGCATCGCGGTGGATTTCGAGCCCGCTGCGGATTGTCCGTCGGAGCAGCGCACGGGTTGTCGCGCAGCCTCAAACGACAGGTCCGCGCTGCGGCTTCGCCCGAGTCCCGATCCCCAGAGTCAATCGATGCAATGGAAATGGCTGTCAGGCGACGCAACGGCCGGCGAGCTCGGTGATCCGCTGCTTTCGACCGGTACCAGTTACGCACTGTGCATCTACGACGGCACCGGTACGCTTGCGCTGCGCGCTCGGGCTCCTGCCGGCGACCGCTGCGGCAGCGGTCTCGGCGAATGCTGGCAGTCGCGCAACGGTGCGCTGAAGTACAAGGACCGCGAGCGGCTGCCGGACGGACTGGCGAGCGTCGGATTCAAAGCCGGAAGCGGCGATGCGAAGCTCAAGATCAAAGCGGGCGGCGAGAACCTCGACATGCCGTCGCTCCCCCTGACTGCTCCCGTGACGATCCAGCTCTCGAACAGCGACGGCGGCTGCTGGGAGTCGTCGTTTTCCGGCTTGGACATCACGCAGAATGACGAGCTCGGTCTTGCCGCGAGGAATCGATGATGCGGAACGTGATGCCAATCGCCGTCTTTGTTGCGAGCCTCGTGGCGTTTTCATCCCCGGCTCGAGCCACGCTGCTTCTGGGCTCGCTGTCATTGGAGGAGACGACCCGGCAGGCCGATCGCATCGCCTACGGAAAAGTGACCGACGTTCGCGTCGCGACCGACGATGCCGGGCTTACGGCGACGTGGGTGACGCTCGAAGTCCGACGCGGCCTGAAGGGAGTTGCCGCGGGCAACCTGACCATCAAGCAGTTCGGCGATTGCAGCGCGGCGGATCTGCAACCGATCGGTCGCGTTCCGGGTCTGCCGTTGTATGTTCCGGGTGAGGAGATCGTCTTCTTTCTGCGCGGGAACAGCGCTCGCGGGTTCACGAGCCCCGTCGGCTTCGAAGGCGGCATCTATCGAGTGCATGTCGTCGGTACACGGCGTTCCGCCCGCAGCGTCGGTTCACCGGCCGACGAAAATCTCGAAACGCTGCTCGGGAAGGTAGCCGACATCGTTCAGCGGCAGTCCACGGAAGAATAAGCTGCTGAACCGAGCGGCTGCGTCGTGATCTCCTTCCGCCGACTGCTGTGACACGTAAACACCACCACGTCCCCGCACGGCTTTCACCCGCAATAGCGCTCGCGCTCGTCACGCTGTCGGCCGTCGCGGCGTCGGCCGCGACCACGTGCTACGACGAATCGCTGTATCCGGCGGTCTTTCGGCTCGAGCGGTCCCCGAAGGGACTTCGTGCCGTCGTCAACGATCCCGGTCATGACTCCGAGTCCCGGTCCGAGTTTCCGGCACTCGACTACTCTCCTGCGGACGGCTGGCAGCCCGCTGGCTCGGCACTTCCGTACGACTCGGGCGCGTACGAAAAGAAGTCTCCCGTTCCCGAGATCGTCCTCTCCAGGCGCGAGGCCATCACGCTGCGCCCGCATCTGGTGAACGCCGACGTCTTCGAACAGGAAACCGGCGCGTGGACCGAGCACGACGGCAGCATCTGGTTCGGCATCTCGTTCTACGAGGGCGAAGGCGTGGACGGCGTCGGCGGCGTCGGCCGCTACGATGCAACGACGCACACGACCGAAATACGCCGGCCCGAGCTTCTTATCGACTCGTCGATCGACTCGATCGTGCACGACGGCACGTGGCTGTGGTTCTCGACGGCCGGCCACTACGAATGCATCGGGCTACCGCCGATGGAAGGGCTCGTACGCTACGACTGGAACGCGGACCGGCTCGAAACGTTCAAGGGCAACGACGACGGGCCGTGCGGCTTCGCCGTCCACGACCTCATGCTCGATGACGACTATCTGTGGGTCGCGACCGATCTCGGGCTATCGCGGCGTGAACGTCGCACCGGGAAATGGGAGCACTTCGTTCCCGACGTCAAGGCGACGCCGCCGATGCGGCCGGCGACGTGCGAGCAGCTGTACACGCATCTTCTCGAGACGCTTCCGAAGCCGAGCGGCGACGATGTCAATCGCTATTCGGACGACGACCGCGACTCGCGGTCGCAGTTGATTGGAAACCTGCAGACGTTCCGGCCGCGTTTCCTCGCCGGCAAAGCGCGAACGCGTCCCGAGCAGTGGACTTGCGGCGACCTCGCGGCTCTCGGACAGAAGGCCGAGAGCTATGCTGCGCTCAAGACGAATGTGCTGCGGCGCCGGCGCATCGGCAGCCCGGACGTCGCGTGCGCTCTCGAAGCGTTCGGCAGGAAGAAGACGCGTGAGCCGGAGTGGCGCGATCTTCTGCTCGCGCTGCTCGATACGCCAGGTTTTTCATCGACGGCGCTGCAGGCGCTCGAGCCGTTCGCGGGCGACGAAAAGGTGGGTGCGGCCCTTGTCCGCCGCCTCGAGCAGACGCCGGAACCAATGAGCGAAGCGATGGTGCTTTCCGAAATCCTCAGCGATCGAAGCGTTCCGGCGCTCGTCCGCGCGCTCGACCGTTTCCAGCAGGACGAGCATGACACGCTGACATGGATCATCGTTGCCCTGATGCGCGCTACGAAGATCGGAATCCGCCCGGACGGCACGATCGTGAACCTGCCGAAGACCGCCGAGGCGAATCGTTTCGCCTTCGAGCTCCAGGATTATTTCGACATCATCGGGTCCCGGGAAAGTCGCGACAACATCCGGCGCGTCGCCGACCATTGGCGGGAGTGGTCGAAGAATCCTGAACGTCCGCGCTGCCAGCCGCTTCCGGAAGCCGATCCGGCACCGACGGACTGCCTGCGCGAATTCGGCGAGCTTGCTTCGCCGATCGTGCCCGGTTTCGAAGCAAATCATGGATTGAGCCAGGCCGCGCTGGCCCAGCAGTTCGGCGCTCCTATGAACAGCCTCGTGTCGAAGTCGCGCGACAACATCACCGGCGAGGCGGTCGAGCACATTACGCTCGAGTTCCCCGGAATCACGGCGTCGGGTCTTCGGTCCGCGAAATCGAAGGCCGATCCGTTGTTGCTCACGCGTCTCGTCGTCGAGACACGGGAGCTGAGTCTTCCGTGTGATCTGCGGATCGGCGATACGATTTCGCAGTTCGTCAATCGCATCGGTCCGACGCAAGCAGAGCTTCCGTACGGGACGTCGCCGTTCGCAAGCAACAGTCCTATGTACAAATGGGATCGCAACGAGTGCCGTAGCGGTGTCCCCAGCTCCTCGCGCACGAGGATCGACGTTTCGACCGGCGTAGACGGGCGTGTAAGCCGCGTGGTGTGGGAGGTCTGGCCGTACTGACGCGAAACGCTCCTTCTCGCAATCCGCGTGTCGCAGGTGCGTCGGTCAGCGCGGCTGCCGCCCGCGCAGAAGCGATTGCACAGAGTCTCCGACGCTCGGGTGGAGAAATTCGGTGTAGCGCCCGAGCCAATCGACCATGCGCTCGGCAATGCCCTCGTCAAAGCGGCTGTCCAGACGCGCGATATGCGGACCGCGAAACGTGGCCACCTCCACGCCCGACATCGCAAGGTCTGGCGCTCCGCCGATGCGGTAACACGTGCGCCAGCGTGCGCGGACGCGGTTGCCGGCCTGCTCGATCTGGGGCCGGCCCACGATTGCCCGCTCGTCGAAGCGACGGTCGAAGTTGTCGAGCACTCCGCGGAAGTAGTCCGCGACGCCGTCGATGCCT
The sequence above is drawn from the Candidatus Limnocylindrales bacterium genome and encodes:
- a CDS encoding nuclear transport factor 2 family protein — encoded protein: MAPPRNEDLTERYAAYVAAFELAFHDDDWTRIESFLTRDVVIRIHTEPFSGGCEGIDGVADYFRGVLDNFDRRFDERAIVGRPQIEQAGNRVRARWRTCYRIGGAPDLAMSGVEVATFRGPHIARLDSRFDEGIAERMVDWLGRYTEFLHPSVGDSVQSLLRGRQPR